One region of Mesobacillus boroniphilus genomic DNA includes:
- a CDS encoding RNA polymerase sigma factor, whose translation MSDHYSIHFQKVYEEYSDKVYGYLLLLTGKKEVAEDLTQETFLRVYKHIHQFNGDSQIFTWLVKIARNVAIDHLRRGRRLRFFSLDKYVIESSQPSPVEIIVKGEKTSLLYKGIKTLKLNYQEVLILRKIKEFSIKETALILGWSESKVKITTSRAMAALKKELKRRGEIIEEII comes from the coding sequence TTGAGCGATCACTACAGCATTCATTTCCAGAAGGTATACGAGGAATACAGTGACAAGGTTTATGGCTATCTCCTGTTATTGACAGGAAAGAAGGAAGTCGCGGAGGATTTAACCCAGGAAACTTTTTTAAGAGTGTACAAGCATATCCATCAGTTCAACGGTGATTCACAAATTTTCACATGGCTAGTAAAAATCGCACGGAATGTTGCAATCGACCACTTAAGAAGAGGAAGGCGGCTGCGTTTTTTTTCATTGGATAAGTATGTCATCGAATCATCTCAGCCATCTCCGGTAGAGATCATTGTAAAAGGTGAGAAGACCTCACTTCTTTATAAAGGAATCAAAACACTGAAGCTAAACTACCAGGAGGTATTGATTTTAAGGAAAATTAAAGAATTTTCGATTAAGGAAACTGCATTGATCCTTGGCTGGAGCGAAAGTAAAGTGAAGATTACCACTTCCCGGGCAATGGCTGCCTTAAAAAAAGAGTTGAAGAGAAGAGGGGAAATAATTGAAGAAATCATTTGA
- a CDS encoding YkvA family protein — MLGTKKLEEGYKKFETKAKEYIKRPEKTDILLKDASKKADDHKGSLGDIWDNLQLLFELVGAWRRGEYRKIPTRSIVTIIASIIYFVSPIDLVPDFLIGLGIVDDAAVIGFVLKQITVDLERFRNWKENHGASNTITEESPFKKDTQSPNQPEI, encoded by the coding sequence ATGTTAGGCACAAAGAAACTCGAAGAAGGTTATAAAAAGTTTGAAACCAAGGCAAAAGAGTATATAAAAAGACCTGAGAAAACTGATATTTTATTGAAGGATGCCAGCAAAAAGGCGGATGATCATAAAGGTTCACTAGGAGATATTTGGGACAATCTTCAGCTACTGTTTGAATTAGTTGGTGCCTGGCGCCGGGGAGAATATCGAAAAATCCCAACAAGATCAATTGTTACCATCATCGCTTCGATTATTTACTTCGTGTCCCCCATCGATTTAGTTCCAGATTTCCTCATTGGGCTGGGGATCGTCGATGATGCGGCCGTAATTGGTTTTGTTTTAAAACAAATCACAGTTGACTTGGAAAGATTCCGAAACTGGAAGGAAAATCACGGAGCTAGCAATACGATTACAGAAGAATCTCCATTCAAAAAAGATACGCAAAGCCCGAATCAGCCCGAAATTTAA
- the treP gene encoding PTS system trehalose-specific EIIBC component — MDRQAVEQIVEAVGGKENIAAATHCVTRLRFALKDEGKVDKEKLENIDLVKGSFSANGQYQVVIGQGLVDKVYAEMVAITGIGEASKEEIKSAAAQNLNPLQRAIKTLADIFIPILPAIVTAGLLMGINNILTGKDIFFEGQALIDVYTGWADFASIINLIANTAFVFLPGLIGWSAVNKFGGSPLLGIVLGLMLVHPDLLNAWGYGAAQQEGGIPTWNLFGLTVEKVGYQGQVLPILIASYVLAKIEIFLRKRIPDSIQLLTVAPISLLVTGFLAFIVIGPITFMIGNVITDGVVGIFDAAPAIGGLLYGAMYAPLVITGMHHTFLAVDLQLIGTIGGTFLWPMLALSNIAQGSAAFAMMFAEKNNEKLKGLSLTSAISAWLGITEPAMFGVNLRYKYPFIAAIIGSAIGGVILTLRGVMATSIGVGGLPGFLSIYTEYWGTFFIGMGIALVVPFVLTFIMAKTRKNKESNRN; from the coding sequence ATGGATCGACAAGCAGTTGAACAAATTGTTGAAGCTGTTGGAGGTAAAGAAAACATTGCCGCTGCCACCCATTGTGTTACAAGGCTGCGTTTTGCCTTGAAGGATGAAGGTAAAGTTGATAAGGAAAAGCTGGAGAATATTGATCTTGTAAAGGGATCGTTTTCTGCAAACGGCCAATATCAGGTAGTTATTGGACAGGGTCTGGTTGATAAGGTATACGCAGAAATGGTTGCGATTACTGGAATTGGTGAAGCGTCAAAAGAAGAAATCAAGAGTGCTGCAGCGCAAAACTTGAATCCTCTTCAAAGGGCAATCAAGACGCTGGCAGATATCTTTATTCCAATCCTGCCTGCAATTGTTACTGCCGGTTTGCTCATGGGTATCAATAATATCCTGACTGGAAAGGACATCTTCTTTGAAGGACAGGCATTGATTGATGTTTATACTGGCTGGGCAGATTTTGCCAGCATCATTAATTTAATTGCAAATACAGCCTTCGTGTTTCTGCCAGGTTTGATTGGTTGGAGTGCGGTTAATAAATTCGGCGGAAGCCCGCTTCTTGGTATTGTTCTCGGACTCATGCTTGTGCATCCGGATTTACTGAATGCATGGGGCTATGGTGCAGCCCAGCAGGAGGGTGGAATCCCTACTTGGAATTTATTCGGTTTAACAGTTGAAAAAGTTGGCTATCAAGGGCAAGTCTTACCTATATTGATTGCTTCATATGTCCTTGCAAAAATTGAAATTTTCCTGAGGAAGCGCATTCCAGATTCAATTCAATTGTTGACTGTTGCGCCAATTTCTTTGTTAGTAACAGGATTCCTTGCTTTCATCGTCATCGGGCCCATTACGTTTATGATTGGAAATGTAATTACCGATGGTGTGGTCGGGATTTTTGATGCAGCACCAGCAATTGGCGGGTTATTATATGGTGCTATGTATGCTCCACTAGTGATTACAGGTATGCATCATACTTTCCTTGCTGTCGATTTACAATTGATTGGTACAATCGGAGGCACTTTCCTTTGGCCGATGCTTGCGCTGTCAAATATCGCTCAAGGATCAGCTGCATTTGCAATGATGTTTGCAGAGAAGAACAATGAAAAACTAAAAGGTCTTTCTTTAACATCTGCGATTTCAGCATGGCTTGGTATAACTGAACCAGCGATGTTCGGAGTTAACCTACGCTATAAGTATCCATTCATAGCAGCAATCATTGGGTCTGCTATCGGTGGGGTTATTCTTACCCTGCGTGGAGTTATGGCGACATCAATTGGTGTAGGTGGTTTGCCAGGATTTTTATCTATCTATACCGAATATTGGGGAACGTTCTTCATCGGGATGGGAATCGCGCTTGTCGTACCATTCGTACTGACATTCATTATGGCTAAGACAAGAAAGAACAAAGAGTCTAATCGCAACTAG
- the treC gene encoding alpha,alpha-phosphotrehalase — protein MTEPWWKKSVVYQIYPKSFYDTTGNGTGDLPGIIAKLDYLKELGVDVIWLTPVYDSPQRDNGYDIRDYYHIYEEYGTMEDFDCLLEESHSRGIKIIMDLVVNHSSIEHEWFQDALKSKDSRYRNYYIWKDPKEDGSAPTNWESKFGGNAWKYDEATGQYYLHLFDVTQADLNWENEQLRNDVYEMMHYWFKKGIDGFRLDVINLISKDQDFPDDDGTVPPGDGRKFYTDGPKIHEYLQEMNRKVLSKYDSMTVGEMSSTTIENCIKYSNPERDELSMTFNFHHLKVDYENGDKWTLADFDFLALKRILSLWQVEMHKGGGWNALFWCNHDQPRVVSRYGNDGEYHRESAKMLGTAVHMMQGTPYIYQGEEIGMTNPYFERIEDYRDVESLNIYKIKMEEGMSEEEILKILQSKSRDNSRTPVQWNAEKHAGFTSGTPWINVARNYQTVNVENALADENSVFYHYKKLIQLRKQYDIITYGDYQLILEEHPDLFTYIRNGQDEKLLVVNNFYGKNTVFELPESVQLQDYKAEILLSNYEDAAADVSRITLRPYESIVYHLTK, from the coding sequence ATGACTGAACCATGGTGGAAAAAGTCGGTTGTCTATCAAATCTATCCAAAGAGTTTTTATGATACAACTGGCAATGGAACAGGCGACCTACCAGGGATTATCGCCAAGCTTGATTATTTGAAAGAGCTGGGAGTGGACGTAATATGGCTAACGCCTGTTTATGATTCACCGCAGCGAGATAATGGGTACGATATTAGAGATTATTATCATATTTATGAAGAGTACGGCACGATGGAAGACTTCGATTGTCTGCTTGAGGAATCACATTCACGCGGTATCAAGATTATCATGGATTTAGTTGTGAACCACTCATCAATTGAGCATGAGTGGTTCCAGGATGCCCTGAAATCAAAGGATAGTCGTTACCGAAACTATTATATTTGGAAAGATCCTAAGGAAGACGGAAGTGCTCCGACTAATTGGGAATCCAAATTCGGCGGGAATGCATGGAAGTATGATGAGGCTACAGGACAATACTACCTTCATTTGTTCGATGTGACCCAGGCCGATTTAAACTGGGAAAATGAACAGCTCCGCAATGATGTATATGAGATGATGCATTATTGGTTCAAGAAAGGTATTGATGGCTTCAGGCTTGATGTCATCAACTTGATTTCAAAGGATCAGGACTTCCCTGATGACGATGGAACTGTACCACCTGGTGACGGTCGCAAGTTTTACACGGATGGGCCTAAAATCCATGAGTATTTGCAGGAGATGAATCGTAAAGTCCTTTCTAAATATGACAGCATGACGGTTGGTGAGATGTCTTCAACTACCATTGAAAACTGCATCAAATACTCGAATCCAGAGCGGGACGAATTAAGCATGACATTTAACTTCCATCATTTAAAGGTCGATTATGAAAATGGTGACAAGTGGACTCTTGCAGATTTTGATTTCCTTGCCCTTAAACGAATATTATCTTTATGGCAGGTTGAAATGCATAAGGGCGGGGGATGGAACGCTTTGTTCTGGTGCAATCATGACCAGCCGAGGGTCGTTTCACGATATGGAAATGATGGTGAGTACCACCGGGAATCGGCGAAAATGCTGGGTACTGCAGTCCACATGATGCAGGGGACACCTTATATTTATCAGGGCGAAGAAATCGGTATGACCAATCCTTATTTTGAAAGAATCGAGGATTATCGCGATGTTGAATCCTTGAATATCTATAAAATCAAAATGGAAGAAGGCATGTCTGAGGAGGAAATCCTGAAGATTCTACAGAGCAAGTCACGTGATAACTCCAGAACGCCTGTCCAGTGGAATGCAGAAAAGCATGCAGGATTTACAAGCGGGACTCCATGGATTAATGTTGCGAGGAATTATCAGACTGTAAATGTTGAAAATGCACTCGCTGATGAAAACTCAGTTTTCTATCATTATAAAAAGCTCATTCAACTGAGGAAACAGTATGACATTATTACCTATGGCGATTACCAGCTAATCCTTGAAGAACATCCTGACTTATTTACATATATTAGGAATGGGCAGGATGAAAAGCTGCTTGTCGTAAATAATTTTTATGGGAAAAACACTGTGTTTGAATTGCCTGAGTCTGTTCAGCTTCAGGACTATAAGGCTGAAATCCTGCTTTCCAATTATGAAGATGCTGCTGCAGATGTATCGAGGATCACTCTGCGCCCTTATGAATCGATTGTCTATCATTTAACTAAATAA
- a CDS encoding YugN family protein, which translates to MIPIQSNIDGKELTVGELKQKLGPLGFNVNGQWEYDHAYIDYKMNDDHGDRQYVRIPFKSTGGPLDDDGTFIQIGTPFLLDHQFQTDVDEEGNIGALTGSFDQFKSPADKDAPFPKGLVERGKSLINKAERALTT; encoded by the coding sequence ATGATTCCGATTCAATCTAATATAGACGGCAAAGAGCTTACTGTAGGTGAATTGAAGCAAAAGCTTGGGCCGCTTGGCTTCAATGTCAACGGTCAGTGGGAATATGACCATGCATATATTGACTACAAGATGAACGATGACCATGGTGACCGCCAGTACGTACGGATTCCATTCAAGTCGACTGGTGGACCATTGGATGATGATGGCACATTCATTCAGATTGGGACGCCATTCCTGCTTGATCATCAATTCCAGACAGATGTTGATGAGGAAGGAAATATCGGAGCATTGACCGGTTCTTTTGACCAATTTAAATCGCCTGCAGACAAGGACGCTCCATTCCCAAAGGGACTAGTGGAAAGAGGTAAGTCACTGATCAATAAGGCAGAGCGTGCATTGACTACATGA
- a CDS encoding alanyl-tRNA editing protein — MEYKLYYQDAYLKKFSAELVIQKVDESGSIYAILSQTAFYPTGGGQPFDTGFLNGIEVVDVEEVGGEIRHYIKEELTEGTRIEGTIDWERRFDHMQQHAGQHILSAAFEEMYGYKTVSFHLGKDTLTIDLDTDNLCADEAIKVEELANQVILENHPIITKWVDEEELKQYRLRKELSVSNNIRLVIIPDFDYNGCGGTHPYSTAEVGSLKILGWERQKKMVRVEFVCGQRVLNKLGQKHEAIKKLTALLNAPEQDMGAAVNRLLVQKKELEKSIEEMKDQLLNFEAAEIIGSGKNKIVTRVFQDRSIQELQKLARLMVSNAEDKIFLLASENGDKLQFVFAKGKNEEGNLKEWSKHALSIIDGKGGGNETLVQGGGRLISGEEFIQAISEIIQ, encoded by the coding sequence ATGGAATATAAATTATATTATCAGGATGCATACTTAAAAAAATTTTCTGCAGAACTGGTTATTCAAAAGGTAGACGAGTCTGGGAGTATATATGCAATCCTTTCACAGACTGCTTTTTACCCGACAGGTGGGGGGCAGCCATTCGATACTGGATTTTTAAATGGCATTGAAGTAGTTGATGTTGAGGAGGTTGGCGGTGAGATTCGCCATTACATAAAGGAAGAATTGACGGAAGGCACTCGTATCGAAGGGACGATTGACTGGGAACGCCGATTTGACCATATGCAGCAGCACGCTGGACAGCATATTCTTTCCGCTGCGTTCGAGGAGATGTATGGATACAAAACGGTCAGCTTCCATCTTGGGAAAGATACACTGACAATCGATTTGGACACAGATAATCTTTGTGCTGATGAGGCTATAAAGGTGGAGGAGCTTGCTAACCAGGTGATTCTCGAAAACCACCCAATCATCACTAAATGGGTTGATGAAGAGGAATTAAAGCAATACAGGCTCAGGAAAGAGCTATCCGTGTCAAATAACATCAGGCTCGTCATAATACCAGACTTTGACTACAATGGCTGCGGTGGAACGCATCCATACAGCACTGCTGAAGTTGGCTCACTGAAAATCCTGGGATGGGAAAGGCAAAAGAAAATGGTGCGTGTCGAGTTTGTTTGCGGGCAAAGGGTGCTGAATAAGCTTGGCCAAAAGCATGAAGCCATCAAGAAACTCACAGCCCTGCTGAATGCACCAGAACAGGATATGGGTGCAGCAGTAAATAGACTACTTGTCCAAAAGAAAGAACTAGAAAAATCAATTGAAGAGATGAAGGATCAATTATTAAATTTTGAAGCAGCCGAGATTATTGGATCTGGAAAGAACAAAATAGTCACTCGAGTATTTCAGGATAGGAGTATCCAGGAACTTCAAAAGCTTGCCAGGCTGATGGTTTCGAATGCTGAAGATAAGATATTCTTGCTTGCCTCAGAAAATGGGGACAAGCTGCAATTCGTTTTTGCAAAAGGTAAGAATGAAGAAGGCAACTTGAAGGAATGGTCAAAACATGCTCTATCCATCATTGACGGTAAGGGCGGAGGCAACGAAACGCTTGTACAGGGTGGAGGCAGATTGATTTCAGGTGAGGAATTCATCCAGGCGATTTCCGAAATTATCCAGTAA
- a CDS encoding metal-dependent hydrolase — MDSVTHTLFGLALYGAVDKKHMKKTQKRAYLLTAVGASQIPDIDVISQLWDSEGLYQMWHRGITHSIFLTPLWAALFILLSFLLFKVKDAKLFFLGWLAVIIHNTSDLFNAWGTGYLEPFSNIRITFGTIPIIDFVFWVILGTAFVASKFNKVKSPSYFKLAWIFIALHVIIQSVQGWMVYNQYEDDYEQIALSAGFIPWTYTVIAKNDSEVKIFQDNLFIERKLQAELTSAENADLNVLFSEKPEAKTLTEWSPFVVIVDDGDRLGVYDPRFYRNGQSFLFEYIDKTQ, encoded by the coding sequence ATGGATTCAGTTACGCATACGCTTTTCGGTTTAGCCTTATATGGCGCCGTTGATAAAAAACATATGAAAAAAACGCAGAAACGTGCTTATTTACTCACCGCGGTCGGCGCAAGCCAGATCCCGGACATCGATGTCATTTCACAACTCTGGGATAGTGAAGGTCTTTACCAGATGTGGCACCGCGGCATCACCCATTCGATATTCCTGACGCCATTATGGGCCGCTTTATTTATTTTACTATCTTTCCTTCTATTTAAAGTAAAAGATGCAAAACTATTCTTCCTTGGCTGGCTGGCGGTGATCATCCATAATACAAGTGATTTATTCAACGCCTGGGGAACCGGCTATCTCGAGCCATTTTCCAATATAAGAATCACATTTGGGACAATCCCCATCATTGATTTCGTATTCTGGGTGATCCTCGGAACAGCGTTTGTTGCTTCAAAGTTTAATAAAGTAAAAAGTCCATCCTATTTCAAACTTGCATGGATTTTCATTGCTCTGCATGTCATTATCCAGAGTGTCCAAGGCTGGATGGTTTATAATCAATATGAGGACGATTATGAGCAGATTGCCCTTTCGGCAGGCTTCATTCCATGGACATATACGGTAATCGCAAAAAATGACAGTGAAGTCAAAATTTTTCAGGATAATCTATTCATAGAAAGAAAGCTTCAAGCTGAGCTTACTTCCGCCGAAAATGCGGATCTTAATGTTTTATTCTCCGAGAAACCTGAAGCTAAGACGCTTACTGAATGGTCACCATTTGTCGTGATCGTTGACGATGGAGATAGATTAGGAGTCTACGATCCACGTTTTTACCGAAACGGACAATCCTTCCTGTTCGAATATATCGATAAAACTCAATAA
- a CDS encoding peptide chain release factor 3, which produces MKKLKDEVQSRRTFAIISHPDAGKTTLTEKLLLFGGAIRDAGTVKAKKTGKFATSDWMEIEKQRGISVTSSVMQFDYDGVKVNILDTPGHQDFSEDTYRTLTAVDSAVMIIDSAKGIEDQTLKLFKVCRMRGIPIFTFINKLDRQGKAPLELLAELEEVLGIESYPMNWPIGMGKEFLGIYDRFNNRIEQFRVDEDKRFVPLNEEGEIEGEHSLKESSLYDQTLEEIMLLDEAGNEFSKERISDGTLTPVFFGSALTTFGVQTFLDSYLQFAPAPQPRNSTAGEIDPHSEEFSGFIFKIQANMNPAHRDRIAFLRICSGKFERGMTVQLSRTGKSMKLAQSTQFMADDRSTVEEAVAGDIIGLYDPGTYQIGDTIVSGKEGYQYEKLPQFTPELFVRVSAKNVMKQKHFHKGIQQLVQEGAIQLFKTLKTEEYLLGAVGQLQFEVFEARMRNEYNVEVLMERQGSKIARWIEGDDVNENLSSSRSLLVTDRYDKKVFLFENEFALRWFQDKNPEVKLYNPMDAS; this is translated from the coding sequence ATGAAAAAATTAAAAGATGAAGTACAATCGCGAAGGACATTTGCGATTATTTCCCACCCGGATGCCGGGAAAACGACACTAACGGAAAAGCTATTGCTCTTCGGCGGCGCTATCCGTGATGCTGGTACGGTAAAAGCGAAAAAGACAGGGAAGTTTGCGACGAGTGACTGGATGGAAATCGAGAAGCAGCGTGGAATATCCGTTACTTCCAGTGTCATGCAATTCGATTATGATGGGGTGAAGGTGAATATTCTTGATACACCAGGCCACCAGGATTTCTCTGAGGACACCTACAGAACATTAACTGCGGTCGACAGCGCCGTGATGATCATAGACTCAGCAAAAGGTATCGAGGACCAGACTTTAAAGCTTTTCAAAGTTTGCCGCATGAGAGGAATTCCGATCTTTACCTTTATCAACAAACTTGACCGCCAGGGGAAAGCACCTCTTGAGCTGCTGGCTGAATTGGAAGAGGTACTTGGAATTGAATCGTATCCAATGAACTGGCCGATTGGCATGGGTAAGGAGTTCCTTGGAATCTATGACCGATTCAACAACCGGATTGAACAGTTTCGTGTTGATGAAGACAAACGCTTTGTTCCATTGAACGAAGAAGGAGAAATCGAGGGTGAGCATTCTCTGAAAGAGTCTTCATTATACGACCAGACTTTAGAAGAAATCATGCTGTTGGATGAAGCGGGAAATGAATTCTCAAAAGAACGGATTTCAGATGGAACATTGACACCTGTATTTTTTGGAAGCGCCTTGACGACTTTCGGTGTACAGACTTTCCTTGATTCATACCTGCAATTTGCGCCGGCACCACAGCCGAGGAATTCGACAGCAGGGGAAATTGATCCCCATTCAGAGGAGTTTTCTGGTTTTATCTTTAAAATCCAGGCGAATATGAACCCGGCCCATCGTGACAGAATTGCCTTCCTCCGCATCTGCTCAGGCAAGTTTGAGCGAGGCATGACCGTCCAGCTTAGCCGTACAGGGAAATCAATGAAACTTGCACAGTCTACGCAATTCATGGCTGATGATCGCAGTACTGTTGAGGAAGCTGTAGCAGGTGACATCATCGGGCTTTACGATCCGGGCACATACCAGATTGGTGATACGATTGTTTCCGGCAAGGAAGGATACCAATATGAAAAGCTTCCACAATTCACACCAGAACTTTTCGTAAGGGTTTCAGCAAAGAACGTTATGAAACAAAAGCACTTCCATAAAGGAATCCAGCAGCTTGTCCAGGAGGGAGCCATCCAGCTATTCAAGACATTGAAGACGGAAGAGTACCTTCTTGGTGCTGTAGGTCAGCTCCAGTTCGAAGTATTCGAAGCAAGGATGCGCAATGAATATAATGTAGAAGTCCTTATGGAAAGACAGGGCTCCAAGATTGCCCGCTGGATCGAAGGTGACGATGTAAACGAAAACCTGTCCAGCTCCAGGAGCCTTCTTGTCACTGACCGTTATGACAAAAAAGTATTCTTATTCGAAAATGAATTTGCCTTAAGATGGTTCCAGGACAAGAATCCAGAAGTAAAACTTTATAATCCTATGGATGCTTCATAA
- a CDS encoding Na+/H+ antiporter NhaC family protein, with product MLNQSQSTTLKTSEAAAVILLLLTGIGYGMIKLELMPHIPVVIGIGSLIIYGLLKKIKMAELEQSMVDGAKAGLGAVLIFFFIGMLVSSWIAAGTIPTLIYFAFDLVTGKWFYAIVFIVTSVVGLSIGSSLTTSAVIGVAFIAVSETLGFSLAITAGAVVSGAFLGDKMSPLSDTTVLASSTVKVDLFEHIKNMSWTTIPAFFISLVMFAALSPELSSADFTKLGNLQNTLVELNLVHWYSLIPLAVIAILAVKKVSSILTLGAGTLSAMAISMMVVPQKDWGQLPGILYSGYVSESGNEQLDSLLTRGGLESMFFSVSLVLLALSMGGLLFKLGVLPALLRGLASSLEKVPVLVGSTALSAIGINFLIGEQYLSILITGNTFAGHFEKAGLHPKNLSRVLEDAGTVLNPLVPWSVCGVFLSSVLGVSTMDYVPFAFFCLLSPVLTLAAGFTGITLTKTGKNAVA from the coding sequence ATGTTAAACCAAAGCCAATCAACCACGCTGAAAACTTCTGAGGCTGCTGCTGTTATATTATTGCTTCTGACGGGAATCGGTTATGGCATGATAAAACTAGAACTAATGCCACACATTCCGGTCGTGATAGGAATCGGGTCATTGATAATTTATGGATTGCTGAAAAAAATCAAGATGGCTGAGCTTGAACAAAGTATGGTTGACGGTGCCAAGGCTGGCCTTGGAGCGGTGCTGATTTTTTTCTTTATTGGGATGCTGGTCAGCAGCTGGATTGCTGCCGGGACCATTCCTACTTTGATCTATTTCGCATTTGATTTAGTGACTGGTAAATGGTTTTATGCGATTGTCTTTATCGTCACATCTGTTGTTGGGCTAAGCATTGGCAGTTCACTGACTACCTCCGCTGTGATCGGTGTAGCATTCATCGCGGTTAGTGAAACGCTAGGATTCTCATTGGCAATCACGGCCGGGGCGGTAGTTTCGGGAGCATTCCTTGGTGATAAAATGTCACCGCTCTCGGATACAACAGTCCTGGCGTCTTCTACTGTAAAAGTAGACCTATTTGAACATATTAAAAATATGTCCTGGACAACGATACCTGCGTTCTTCATTTCACTCGTCATGTTTGCCGCCTTGTCGCCAGAACTGAGTTCAGCTGACTTCACAAAACTTGGAAACTTGCAGAATACTCTCGTGGAGTTGAATCTTGTACACTGGTACTCGCTCATTCCGCTTGCTGTCATTGCGATACTTGCAGTGAAAAAAGTGTCTTCTATTTTGACACTTGGAGCGGGAACGCTCTCCGCGATGGCAATCAGCATGATGGTTGTCCCGCAAAAGGACTGGGGCCAGCTACCGGGAATTTTATATTCAGGCTATGTTTCTGAGAGCGGCAATGAGCAGCTGGATTCCCTGTTGACCCGCGGAGGCCTTGAGAGCATGTTTTTTTCAGTCTCGCTCGTACTCCTTGCTTTAAGCATGGGCGGATTGTTATTCAAGCTTGGTGTTCTTCCGGCTTTATTGCGAGGGCTTGCCAGCAGTCTGGAAAAGGTGCCTGTTCTGGTTGGATCGACAGCTTTATCTGCGATTGGGATTAACTTTTTGATCGGTGAGCAATATCTTTCAATTCTTATAACAGGTAACACATTTGCAGGCCACTTCGAAAAAGCTGGACTGCATCCAAAAAATCTCTCTCGTGTCCTGGAGGATGCCGGGACAGTACTTAATCCACTTGTTCCCTGGAGTGTGTGCGGCGTTTTCCTTAGCAGCGTCCTTGGAGTCAGCACAATGGATTATGTACCATTTGCGTTCTTTTGTCTGCTGTCACCGGTATTGACACTGGCAGCAGGATTTACTGGAATAACCTTAACGAAGACAGGGAAAAATGCGGTGGCATAA